Proteins from a genomic interval of Acidimicrobiales bacterium:
- a CDS encoding FKBP-type peptidyl-prolyl cis-trans isomerase yields the protein MGTEKRQRKKEGRQARLEAERAAAVRAQRRRRLVTAAVATLAVFAVLVLLAGRAGDDEGTTEAGDGTTTTEEPATTDTVDPADKPEVQVPDGDPPTDLVVEDLEEGDGQEATAGDTLEVHYVGVSFSTGEEFDSSWNRGQVFPFELGAGRVIRGWDEGLEGMRVGGRRQLIIPSDLAYGAQGSPPAIGPEETLIFVVDLVGIS from the coding sequence ATGGGAACCGAGAAGCGCCAGCGCAAGAAGGAAGGCCGTCAGGCCCGGCTCGAGGCCGAGCGGGCCGCTGCGGTCCGGGCGCAGCGCCGGCGCCGCCTCGTCACCGCGGCCGTGGCCACCCTCGCCGTCTTCGCCGTGCTCGTCCTCCTCGCTGGTCGCGCCGGCGACGACGAGGGCACCACCGAGGCCGGTGACGGCACCACCACCACCGAGGAGCCGGCGACGACCGACACCGTCGACCCCGCCGACAAGCCCGAGGTCCAAGTCCCCGACGGCGACCCCCCCACCGACCTGGTGGTGGAGGACCTCGAGGAGGGCGACGGCCAAGAGGCGACGGCGGGCGACACGCTCGAGGTGCACTACGTCGGGGTCTCCTTCAGCACCGGGGAGGAGTTCGACTCCTCCTGGAACCGCGGCCAGGTGTTCCCCTTCGAGCTCGGTGCCGGCCGGGTGATCCGCGGGTGGGACGAGGGCCTCGAGGGCATGCGGGTCGGCGGCCGCCGCCAGCTCATCATCCCCTCCGACCTCGCCTACGGCGCCCAGGGCAGCCCGCCGGCGATCGGGCCGGAGGAGACGCTCATCTTCGTGGTCGACCTCGTCGGAATCTCCTGA
- a CDS encoding ArsA family ATPase: MSADEPAPSVSRLVAERSIIVCCGSGGVGKTTTAAVLAVEAARQGRRAVVVTIDPAKRLADTLGLGELTNVPSPITGEWSGGLWALMLDTKSTFDALVETYAEDPGQARRILDNRFYRNISGALSGTQEYMAGEKLYELHESGDFDLVVVDTPPTRNALDFIDASRRLTSFLDHRIYRMLMAPTRAYMKAVNVAAQAFVRTASKVVGGEVLDDALAFFNAFEGMEAGFRQRAERVQELLADPGTAFVLVASPRADTVAEARWFADRLRTWHIAVDALIVNRMHPRFGEGNAEADRARSDTLSDTALGALYANLADFRTIADGEEAHLAGLTAQVAPAPVVRVPFLAEDVHDLASLAEVASFLRS; encoded by the coding sequence ATGAGCGCCGACGAACCGGCGCCGAGCGTCAGTCGCCTGGTCGCCGAGCGCAGCATCATCGTGTGCTGCGGGTCCGGCGGGGTCGGCAAGACGACCACGGCGGCCGTGCTGGCGGTGGAGGCCGCCCGCCAGGGCCGGCGCGCCGTGGTGGTCACCATCGACCCGGCCAAGCGCCTGGCCGACACCCTGGGCCTCGGTGAGCTCACCAACGTCCCCAGCCCCATCACCGGCGAGTGGAGCGGCGGACTGTGGGCTCTCATGCTCGACACCAAGTCGACCTTCGACGCCCTGGTGGAGACCTACGCCGAGGACCCGGGCCAGGCCCGTCGCATCCTCGACAACCGCTTCTACCGCAACATCTCCGGCGCCCTCTCCGGCACCCAGGAGTACATGGCCGGGGAGAAGCTCTACGAGCTCCACGAGAGCGGCGACTTCGACCTGGTGGTGGTCGACACCCCGCCGACGCGCAACGCCCTCGACTTCATCGACGCCTCGCGCCGCCTCACGTCGTTCCTCGACCACCGGATCTACCGGATGCTCATGGCACCCACGCGCGCCTACATGAAGGCGGTCAACGTCGCCGCCCAGGCCTTCGTCCGCACGGCCTCGAAGGTGGTCGGCGGGGAGGTGCTCGACGACGCCCTGGCGTTCTTCAACGCCTTCGAGGGCATGGAGGCGGGGTTCCGCCAGCGTGCCGAGCGGGTCCAGGAGCTCCTCGCCGACCCCGGCACCGCCTTCGTCCTGGTCGCCTCTCCCCGCGCCGACACCGTGGCCGAGGCCCGGTGGTTCGCCGACCGGCTCCGGACGTGGCACATCGCCGTCGACGCCCTGATCGTCAACCGGATGCACCCCCGCTTCGGCGAGGGCAACGCCGAGGCCGATCGGGCCCGGTCCGACACGCTCTCGGACACCGCCCTCGGGGCGCTCTACGCCAACCTCGCCGACTTCCGCACCATCGCCGACGGCGAGGAGGCCCACCTCGCCGGCCTCACCGCTCAGGTCGCCCCGGCCCCGGTGGTGCGGGTGCCCTTCCTCGCCGAAGACGTGCACGACCTCGCCTCTCTGGCCGAGGTCGCTTCGTTCTTGCGCTCGTGA
- a CDS encoding MazG nucleotide pyrophosphohydrolase domain-containing protein translates to MDLVAFQDLMARTYGVRDRQRGTAASVAWLVEEVGELAQAIRKGDDEARLHELGDVLAWLASIADQLGLSLDEAAARYAAGCPRCAALPCTC, encoded by the coding sequence GTGGACCTCGTAGCGTTCCAGGACCTGATGGCCCGCACCTACGGGGTGCGCGACCGCCAGCGGGGCACCGCCGCCTCGGTGGCGTGGCTGGTCGAGGAGGTCGGCGAGCTGGCCCAGGCCATCCGCAAGGGCGACGACGAGGCCCGCCTCCACGAGCTGGGCGACGTGCTCGCCTGGCTGGCCTCGATCGCCGACCAGCTGGGCCTCAGCCTCGACGAGGCCGCCGCCCGCTACGCCGCCGGCTGCCCCCGCTGTGCGGCCTTGCCCTGCACCTGCTGA
- a CDS encoding response regulator, protein MADVLIASDAPWVVDAIRACLDEASTVRVVHAGVDVRPAVAARTPDLVVVDLQVGNMGGMAVCMDLRLEESAGRLDDVPVLMLLDRRPDVFMAKRAGADGWLLKPVDPIRMRRAVQALLAGGVYHDDTGTPATSPAAEALAAAGGGDTEVE, encoded by the coding sequence GTGGCCGACGTCCTCATCGCCAGCGACGCCCCGTGGGTGGTCGATGCCATCCGCGCCTGCCTCGACGAGGCCAGCACCGTCCGCGTGGTGCACGCGGGGGTCGACGTCCGCCCGGCGGTGGCCGCCCGCACGCCCGACCTCGTCGTCGTCGACCTCCAGGTGGGCAACATGGGCGGCATGGCGGTCTGCATGGACCTGCGCCTCGAGGAGAGCGCCGGCCGGCTCGACGACGTGCCCGTGCTGATGCTCCTCGACCGCCGTCCCGACGTCTTCATGGCGAAGCGGGCTGGCGCCGACGGGTGGCTCCTCAAGCCCGTCGACCCGATCCGGATGCGCCGGGCGGTTCAGGCCCTCCTCGCCGGCGGCGTCTACCACGACGACACCGGCACGCCGGCCACCTCCCCGGCGGCCGAGGCGCTCGCCGCGGCGGGCGGCGGCGACACCGAGGTCGAGTAA
- a CDS encoding ArsA-related P-loop ATPase: protein MDPAEFLRASRVVIVAGKGGVGKTTVTAALSRTAAAAGLSTLVVEVEGKSGIAALFDRPPLAYDEAVLLPAAGVAGEVRGRTLTPDDALLDYLHDHGLRRISKRLVSTGAMDVIATAAPGIKDILILGKVKQLERSGAADLIIVDAPAAGHAITFLQSARALLDAVRVGPINAQARDVLELLTDPARCTVMLVALPEETPVNELVQTAFALEDRVGVALAPVVVNGVYPTLEVGPDLDLDALAAEAGTSLRPGEADSLRAAAEFRRRRQALQTTQLERLASALPLPQLHLPFLFEADLGGAHVARLAEALTGEITGLGAAA, encoded by the coding sequence GTGGATCCGGCCGAGTTCCTGCGTGCATCGCGAGTCGTCATCGTGGCCGGGAAGGGCGGCGTGGGCAAGACGACCGTCACCGCCGCTCTCTCGCGCACCGCGGCAGCCGCCGGCCTGTCGACCCTCGTCGTGGAGGTGGAGGGGAAGTCGGGCATCGCCGCGCTCTTCGATCGACCGCCCCTCGCCTACGACGAGGCCGTCCTCCTGCCCGCCGCCGGGGTCGCCGGCGAGGTGCGGGGGCGGACCCTCACGCCCGACGACGCCCTGCTCGACTACCTCCACGACCACGGCCTGCGCCGGATCTCGAAGCGGCTGGTCTCGACCGGCGCCATGGACGTCATCGCCACCGCCGCCCCGGGCATCAAGGACATCCTCATCCTGGGCAAGGTCAAGCAGCTGGAGCGGTCGGGCGCAGCCGACCTCATCATCGTCGACGCCCCCGCCGCCGGCCACGCCATCACCTTCCTCCAGTCCGCGCGCGCCCTGCTCGACGCCGTGCGGGTCGGTCCCATCAACGCCCAGGCGCGCGACGTCCTCGAGCTGCTCACCGACCCGGCGCGCTGCACCGTGATGCTGGTGGCCCTGCCCGAGGAGACGCCGGTGAACGAGCTGGTCCAGACCGCCTTCGCCCTCGAGGACCGGGTGGGCGTGGCGCTGGCGCCGGTCGTCGTCAACGGCGTCTACCCGACCCTCGAGGTCGGCCCCGACCTCGACCTCGACGCCCTGGCGGCCGAGGCGGGCACGTCGCTCCGCCCCGGTGAGGCCGACTCGCTGCGGGCCGCCGCCGAGTTCCGCCGCCGCCGCCAGGCGCTCCAGACCACCCAGCTGGAGCGCCTCGCCTCGGCGCTCCCCCTCCCGCAGCTGCATCTGCCGTTCCTCTTCGAAGCCGACCTCGGTGGCGCGCACGTCGCTCGCCTAGCCGAGGCCCTCACCGGCGAGATCACCGGCCTGGGGGCCGCCGCATGA
- a CDS encoding NfeD family protein produces MRVVDVVQVSGYLDPIVVDFLDGALRSAEREGVEALIIQLDSPGALVDTVRLERLLSLIAEVDVPVAVWVGDSGASALGGAAHLVVAADLAGLAPGARIGDAPKTAFAEVPEALRRGRIGPGEAHELGLTQLNEEEAAVLGSFIAALDGHEAKGRQLRTADFREVPDGPDEATLTVQARLSRLPLGSQLLHTVASPPVAYLLLTAGLALLVFELFTAGVGIAGVVGAVSLALAGYGLAVLPTRPLGLALCLLGILGFSIDVQTGVPRFWTGVGVVSYTAGSVLLFGEGVSVGWLALVGGLVGVVLMMLAGLPATVRSRFSTPTIGRESMVGELGEATVAVAPEGTVRVRDALWPARTNRATPIDAGGGVRVVAIEGTVLEVEPEEGGARDYRERRPPS; encoded by the coding sequence ATGCGGGTGGTCGACGTGGTGCAGGTCTCGGGCTATCTCGACCCCATCGTCGTGGACTTCCTCGACGGCGCCCTCCGGTCGGCCGAGCGCGAAGGTGTCGAGGCGCTGATCATCCAGCTCGACAGCCCCGGTGCCCTCGTCGACACGGTCCGCCTCGAGCGGCTGCTCTCCCTCATCGCCGAGGTCGACGTCCCCGTTGCCGTCTGGGTCGGCGACAGCGGCGCTTCGGCCCTCGGCGGCGCCGCTCACCTGGTGGTGGCGGCCGACCTCGCCGGCCTCGCCCCCGGCGCCCGCATCGGCGACGCCCCGAAGACGGCCTTCGCCGAGGTGCCGGAGGCGCTGCGGCGCGGCCGAATCGGGCCCGGCGAGGCACACGAGCTGGGGCTCACCCAGCTCAACGAGGAGGAGGCGGCCGTCCTCGGCAGCTTCATCGCAGCCCTCGACGGCCACGAGGCCAAGGGGCGCCAGCTGCGCACCGCCGACTTCCGCGAGGTCCCCGACGGGCCCGACGAGGCCACCCTGACGGTCCAGGCCCGGCTCTCGCGGCTGCCCCTCGGGTCCCAGCTGCTCCACACGGTGGCCAGCCCGCCCGTCGCCTACCTGCTCCTCACCGCCGGCCTGGCGCTGCTCGTCTTCGAGCTCTTCACGGCGGGGGTGGGCATCGCCGGCGTGGTGGGAGCGGTGAGCCTCGCCCTCGCCGGCTACGGGCTGGCCGTGCTGCCCACCCGGCCGCTCGGTCTGGCCCTCTGCCTCCTCGGCATCCTCGGCTTCAGCATCGACGTCCAGACGGGCGTGCCGCGCTTCTGGACCGGCGTCGGAGTCGTGTCCTACACCGCCGGCTCCGTCTTGTTGTTCGGTGAGGGCGTGTCGGTGGGGTGGCTGGCGCTCGTCGGCGGCCTCGTCGGGGTGGTGCTGATGATGCTCGCCGGCCTGCCCGCCACCGTCCGGAGCCGCTTCTCGACTCCCACCATCGGTCGAGAGTCGATGGTGGGCGAGCTCGGGGAGGCAACCGTCGCCGTGGCGCCCGAGGGCACGGTGCGCGTCCGCGACGCCCTGTGGCCGGCCCGCACCAACCGTGCCACCCCCATCGACGCCGGTGGCGGCGTCCGGGTGGTGGCCATCGAGGGCACGGTGCTCGAGGTGGAGCCCGAGGAAGGCGGCGCGCGCGACTACCGCGAGCGCCGTCCGCCCTCCTGA
- a CDS encoding STAS domain-containing protein yields the protein MLEINVEQNGDYTICRPTGELDAFTVGKFRESLTELGSGQPLLIDLSGVPFLDSAGLGALIGGVRRAREAGGDVAVYGARPAVARLLHTTGFDRVANVSETQEEAAKALQEA from the coding sequence GTGCTCGAGATCAACGTCGAACAGAACGGTGACTACACGATCTGTCGGCCGACCGGTGAGCTCGACGCCTTCACGGTCGGCAAGTTCCGGGAGTCCCTCACGGAGCTTGGCTCCGGCCAGCCGCTGCTGATCGACCTGTCTGGCGTCCCCTTCCTCGACTCCGCTGGCCTCGGCGCTCTCATCGGCGGCGTTCGCCGGGCCCGGGAGGCCGGGGGCGATGTTGCCGTCTACGGCGCTCGCCCTGCGGTTGCCCGCCTGCTCCACACCACCGGCTTCGACCGCGTCGCCAACGTCTCCGAGACCCAGGAAGAAGCCGCCAAGGCCCTCCAAGAGGCATAG
- a CDS encoding peptidylprolyl isomerase, whose amino-acid sequence MTTEPGPIDDPRRRHLTIAGAALAAVVILGLLVVLVGGGDDDAGTAVDTDTTGTTDTTPPPDGDPAGSDGTTTAQETTAPPAGAMPFAYGTGECAPDEKPPEPVVRFDDAPQRCIADDVGYVAVITTDLGEITIDLDQDGAPGTVNNFVNLARWAAYDGTTFHRVIPDFVAQGGDPVGDPPGTGDIGYTIPDELPEPGTYEIGSVAMANRYQAQTGQGADSGSAQFFIVTGEHGATLPPHYSLFGRVIDGMDVVEAIEERGSDSGTPTEVVTIRSVDIQAREG is encoded by the coding sequence GTGACGACCGAACCCGGCCCGATCGACGACCCCCGACGACGCCATCTGACGATCGCCGGCGCGGCGCTGGCCGCGGTGGTGATCCTCGGGCTGCTCGTGGTCCTCGTCGGAGGGGGCGACGACGACGCCGGCACCGCCGTCGACACCGACACCACGGGCACCACCGACACGACGCCCCCACCCGATGGCGACCCGGCCGGCAGCGACGGCACCACCACGGCGCAGGAGACGACGGCGCCGCCCGCCGGAGCGATGCCGTTCGCCTACGGCACCGGCGAGTGCGCCCCCGACGAGAAGCCGCCCGAGCCGGTGGTCCGCTTCGACGACGCCCCGCAGCGCTGCATCGCCGACGACGTCGGCTACGTGGCGGTGATCACCACCGACCTCGGCGAGATCACCATCGACCTCGACCAGGACGGCGCACCGGGCACGGTGAACAACTTCGTGAACCTGGCCCGCTGGGCCGCCTACGACGGCACCACGTTCCACCGCGTCATCCCCGACTTCGTCGCCCAGGGCGGAGACCCAGTGGGCGACCCGCCGGGCACCGGCGACATCGGCTACACGATCCCCGACGAGCTCCCCGAGCCAGGGACCTACGAGATCGGCTCCGTCGCCATGGCCAACCGCTACCAGGCCCAGACAGGCCAGGGCGCCGACAGCGGAAGCGCGCAGTTCTTCATCGTCACCGGCGAGCACGGCGCCACCCTCCCACCCCACTACTCGCTGTTCGGGCGGGTGATCGACGGGATGGACGTCGTCGAGGCGATCGAGGAGCGGGGCAGCGACAGCGGCACACCGACCGAGGTGGTCACCATCCGGTCCGTGGACATCCAAGCGCGCGAGGGCTGA
- a CDS encoding aspartate kinase translates to MSLVVMKFGGTSVSDPDRMRAVADHVARTRRRGTEVVLVVSAMGKETDDLLRLAGQVTSRPAGREMDMLITAGERKASALICMALHEIGVGAESFTGSQAGFITDTTHTNAKIIEVRGDRVRRALSEGKVPVVGGSQGVSTAFDVTFLGRGGSDTTAVALAKALGAESCELYTDVSGVYTADPQVVDDARRLPFISFDELLELTAMGCPKPAMRSVEFARRHGVSLHVRSSFTWEPGTRVQEEDTDMEQSVVTAVTYDDSEAKVTVLDAPDRPGVAARLFRSLADCDVNIDMVVQNVSEHGATDISFTVPHANLDTAREVCEALSAEIGAQSVVTDPGIAKVSIIGAGMKSHPGVTATMFEVLAAADINIEMISTSPIRVTCVVRSDRAEEALLVLHDAFELSGPVPTTS, encoded by the coding sequence ATGAGCCTGGTGGTGATGAAGTTCGGAGGCACGTCGGTCTCCGATCCCGACCGCATGCGCGCCGTGGCAGACCACGTGGCGCGCACCCGCCGTCGCGGCACCGAGGTCGTGCTGGTCGTCAGCGCCATGGGAAAGGAGACCGACGACCTCCTCCGCCTGGCCGGTCAGGTCACCAGCCGCCCCGCTGGCCGGGAGATGGACATGCTCATCACCGCCGGGGAGCGCAAGGCGTCGGCCCTGATCTGCATGGCCCTGCACGAGATCGGTGTCGGCGCAGAGAGCTTCACCGGCAGCCAGGCGGGCTTCATCACCGACACCACGCACACCAACGCCAAGATCATCGAGGTCCGGGGCGACCGGGTCCGCCGGGCGCTGTCCGAGGGCAAGGTCCCGGTGGTCGGCGGATCGCAGGGCGTCAGCACCGCCTTCGACGTCACCTTCCTCGGCCGCGGCGGCTCCGACACCACCGCGGTTGCTCTGGCCAAGGCGCTCGGGGCCGAGAGCTGTGAGCTCTACACCGACGTGAGCGGCGTCTACACCGCCGATCCCCAGGTGGTCGACGATGCTCGTCGCCTCCCGTTCATCTCGTTCGACGAGCTGCTCGAGCTGACCGCCATGGGCTGCCCGAAGCCGGCCATGCGCTCGGTCGAGTTCGCCCGCCGCCACGGCGTGTCCCTGCACGTCCGATCATCGTTCACCTGGGAGCCCGGCACCCGGGTCCAGGAGGAGGACACCGACATGGAGCAGTCCGTCGTCACCGCCGTCACCTACGACGACTCCGAAGCGAAGGTCACGGTGCTCGATGCCCCCGACCGCCCCGGCGTCGCCGCTCGGCTGTTCCGGTCACTCGCCGACTGCGACGTCAACATCGACATGGTCGTGCAGAACGTGTCGGAGCACGGCGCCACCGACATCTCCTTCACCGTGCCCCACGCCAACCTCGACACGGCCCGCGAGGTGTGCGAGGCGCTCAGCGCCGAGATCGGTGCCCAGTCGGTGGTGACCGACCCCGGCATCGCCAAGGTGTCGATCATCGGTGCCGGGATGAAGAGCCACCCCGGCGTCACCGCCACCATGTTCGAGGTCCTCGCCGCTGCCGACATCAACATCGAGATGATCTCGACGTCACCGATCCGCGTCACCTGCGTGGTGCGCTCGGACCGGGCAGAGGAGGCTCTGCTCGTCCTCCACGACGCCTTCGAGCTGTCGGGCCCGGTCCCCACGACCTCCTAG
- a CDS encoding helix-turn-helix domain-containing protein, whose translation MTDTRPDDDIDDASRAVGARLRSVRHQRGLSLDEVERTSGGRWSASAVGAYERGFRNLSLPRLRDLADYYSVPIQVLLEEPSSPSRAARPGAPSVSLDLVALDASDAEELGSTAAFARLVVERRGDWNGRVLTMRADDVRALAWGMGLDEAAYLTVLEGHGVVITDVRGFLEAAGGPPAGG comes from the coding sequence ATGACCGACACGCGACCCGACGACGACATCGACGATGCCTCGCGCGCCGTCGGCGCCCGTCTTCGTTCGGTCCGCCATCAGCGCGGCCTGTCGCTCGACGAGGTCGAGCGCACCTCAGGGGGGCGATGGAGCGCCTCGGCGGTGGGCGCCTACGAGCGGGGCTTCCGGAACCTCAGCCTGCCGCGGCTGCGTGACCTGGCCGACTACTACAGCGTGCCGATCCAGGTGCTTCTCGAGGAACCGTCGTCGCCCTCCCGGGCGGCTCGGCCCGGTGCCCCGTCGGTGTCGCTCGACCTCGTCGCCCTGGATGCGTCCGACGCCGAGGAGCTGGGCTCGACGGCAGCCTTCGCCCGCCTGGTCGTCGAGCGCCGGGGTGACTGGAACGGTCGTGTCCTCACCATGCGCGCCGACGACGTGCGGGCGCTGGCGTGGGGGATGGGCCTCGACGAGGCCGCGTACCTCACCGTGCTCGAAGGCCACGGCGTGGTGATCACCGACGTCCGCGGCTTCCTCGAAGCCGCCGGGGGTCCGCCCGCCGGCGGGTAG
- a CDS encoding 3-hydroxybutyryl-CoA dehydrogenase, with translation MAIERVGIIGSGIMGSGIAEVAARAGHQVVLRSRKQESADDMVARLTKSLAKQVDKGRLEATERDEILGRVTATSSLSDLADCDLVIESVVEDLAVKTELFAELDGICKAGAIIATNTSTLPVVEMAVQTGRPEQVCGVHFFNPAPMMSLVEIVRPLTASDETIDAVRAFAETCGKSPVEVKDRAGFVVNALLFPYLNNAVRMLETATASRDDIDTAMKGGCNFPMGPLALLDLVGLDTSLAILDALYDEFRDPNYAAVPLLRRMVAAGQLGRKSGAGFYDYG, from the coding sequence ATGGCGATCGAACGCGTGGGCATCATCGGGTCGGGGATCATGGGGTCGGGCATCGCCGAGGTCGCGGCGCGTGCCGGCCACCAGGTGGTGCTCCGCTCCCGCAAGCAGGAGAGCGCTGACGACATGGTGGCCCGGCTGACGAAGTCGCTGGCCAAGCAGGTCGACAAGGGTCGTCTCGAGGCCACCGAGCGCGACGAGATCCTCGGGCGGGTCACGGCCACGTCCTCGCTGTCCGACCTCGCCGACTGCGACCTGGTGATCGAGTCGGTCGTCGAGGACCTCGCCGTCAAGACCGAGCTCTTCGCCGAGCTCGACGGCATCTGCAAGGCCGGCGCCATCATCGCCACCAACACGTCCACCCTCCCGGTGGTCGAGATGGCCGTCCAGACCGGGCGACCCGAGCAGGTGTGCGGCGTGCACTTCTTCAACCCGGCGCCCATGATGAGCCTCGTCGAGATCGTCCGGCCGCTCACCGCCTCCGACGAGACCATCGACGCCGTCCGGGCCTTCGCCGAGACCTGCGGCAAGTCACCGGTCGAGGTCAAGGACCGCGCCGGCTTCGTGGTCAACGCCTTGCTGTTCCCCTACCTGAACAACGCCGTGCGGATGCTGGAGACGGCCACCGCCAGCCGCGACGACATCGACACAGCCATGAAGGGCGGCTGCAACTTCCCGATGGGCCCGCTCGCCCTGCTCGACCTCGTCGGCCTCGACACCTCCCTCGCCATCCTCGACGCCCTCTACGACGAGTTCCGCGACCCGAACTACGCCGCCGTGCCGCTGCTGCGCCGCATGGTCGCCGCCGGCCAGCTGGGCCGGAAGTCGGGCGCCGGGTTCTACGACTACGGGTGA
- a CDS encoding Type 1 glutamine amidotransferase-like domain-containing protein, with protein sequence MSGPGPLALVGGGEWRDGSTVDAELLEASGASEVLVLPTAAAYEHPDRAVAVARAWFGGIGAEVRGLEVLQRSDALDPDHVAAVAGARFIYLGGGSPLHLRSVLKDSPVLEAIRSAWQDGAVLAGSSAGAMALCDPMIDPRGGAFTVGLGLVVGLAVLPHADSRVADEHRRTLELAEPTTCVVALPERTAVVRGPDGTWRAAGADPGEVRIFRAGEVVGLDDLP encoded by the coding sequence GTGAGCGGCCCCGGCCCGCTGGCGCTCGTCGGAGGGGGGGAGTGGCGCGACGGATCCACCGTCGACGCCGAGCTCCTCGAGGCGAGCGGCGCCTCTGAGGTCCTGGTCCTGCCGACCGCGGCGGCCTACGAGCATCCCGACCGCGCCGTCGCCGTGGCCCGGGCGTGGTTCGGAGGCATCGGTGCCGAGGTGCGAGGCCTCGAGGTGCTGCAGCGCAGCGACGCCCTCGATCCCGACCACGTCGCGGCGGTGGCGGGCGCCCGCTTCATCTATCTAGGCGGAGGCTCCCCCCTCCACCTCCGGTCGGTGCTGAAGGACAGCCCGGTCCTCGAGGCGATCCGGTCGGCCTGGCAGGACGGCGCCGTCCTGGCGGGTTCGTCGGCCGGCGCCATGGCGCTGTGCGACCCCATGATCGACCCCCGTGGCGGCGCCTTCACCGTGGGGCTGGGCCTCGTCGTCGGCCTGGCGGTGCTGCCCCACGCCGACAGCCGGGTGGCCGACGAGCACCGCCGGACGCTCGAGCTCGCCGAGCCCACCACCTGCGTGGTGGCGCTGCCGGAGCGCACAGCGGTGGTTCGCGGCCCCGACGGCACCTGGCGGGCGGCCGGCGCCGACCCTGGCGAGGTGCGGATCTTTCGGGCCGGCGAGGTGGTCGGGCTCGACGACCTGCCCTAG
- a CDS encoding aspartate-semialdehyde dehydrogenase produces the protein MSVNVGIVGATGLVGGVVRSVLAERGFPVDRLRLLASARSAGRRLEWQGIEIEVEDAEVADPSGIDIAIFSAGGGTSKAQAPRYAAAGATVVDNSSAWRMDPDVPLVVPEVNADALDRIPKGIVANPNCTTMVAMPVLKALHDEAGLRRLVVSTYQAVSGAGLSGIGELEEQLTKGAGESSSLAWSGDAVALPVGPNFVAPIAFNVIPFAGSLVDDGAEETDEEHKLRDESRKILGLPDLAVSGTCVRVPVFTGHSLSINAEFDRPITPERARQVLAAAPAVELADVPTPLAAAGVDPTYVGRIRRDPGVANGLALFLSGDNLRKGAALNAVQIAEALLARR, from the coding sequence ATGTCGGTGAACGTCGGGATCGTCGGTGCGACCGGGCTGGTCGGGGGGGTGGTGCGCTCGGTGCTCGCCGAGCGGGGCTTCCCCGTGGACCGCCTGCGGCTCCTGGCGTCGGCCCGCTCGGCGGGACGCCGCCTCGAGTGGCAGGGCATAGAGATCGAGGTGGAGGACGCCGAGGTGGCCGACCCCTCGGGCATCGACATCGCCATCTTCAGCGCCGGTGGGGGCACCTCCAAGGCGCAGGCGCCCCGCTACGCGGCCGCCGGGGCCACCGTCGTCGACAACTCCTCGGCGTGGCGCATGGACCCCGACGTCCCGCTCGTGGTCCCTGAGGTCAACGCCGACGCCCTCGACCGCATCCCGAAGGGGATCGTCGCCAACCCGAACTGCACGACCATGGTGGCGATGCCGGTGCTCAAGGCGCTCCACGACGAGGCGGGGCTGCGTCGGCTCGTGGTGAGCACCTACCAGGCGGTCTCCGGTGCCGGGCTGTCCGGCATCGGGGAGCTCGAGGAGCAGCTCACCAAGGGCGCCGGCGAGTCGTCGTCGCTGGCGTGGTCGGGCGATGCCGTGGCCCTGCCGGTGGGGCCGAACTTCGTCGCGCCCATCGCGTTCAACGTGATCCCCTTCGCCGGCAGCCTGGTCGACGACGGGGCGGAGGAGACCGACGAGGAGCACAAGCTCCGCGATGAGAGCCGCAAGATCCTCGGCCTGCCCGATCTGGCGGTGTCCGGCACATGCGTGCGCGTTCCGGTCTTCACCGGTCACTCCCTGTCGATCAACGCCGAGTTCGACCGGCCCATCACCCCTGAGCGGGCGCGCCAGGTCCTCGCCGCGGCGCCGGCGGTGGAGCTGGCCGACGTGCCCACCCCGCTGGCAGCCGCCGGCGTCGACCCCACCTACGTGGGCCGCATCCGACGTGACCCCGGCGTGGCCAACGGCCTTGCGCTGTTCCTGTCGGGCGACAACCTGCGCAAGGGTGCCGCCCTCAACGCCGTCCAGATCGCCGAAGCCCTCCTCGCCCGCCGCTGA
- a CDS encoding WhiB family transcriptional regulator, whose product MSALRTDELWQAKAACRGPQAAVFFPPSHFERKDEKAEREERAKAICSQCSVQEPCLEFALRIREPHGIWGGHNELERKALLDT is encoded by the coding sequence GTGAGTGCACTTCGGACCGATGAGCTGTGGCAGGCAAAGGCCGCCTGCCGGGGGCCGCAGGCGGCGGTGTTCTTCCCGCCGTCGCACTTCGAGCGCAAGGACGAGAAGGCGGAGCGGGAGGAGCGGGCCAAGGCCATCTGCTCCCAGTGCTCCGTCCAGGAGCCGTGCCTCGAGTTCGCCCTGAGGATCCGTGAGCCGCACGGCATCTGGGGCGGCCACAACGAGTTGGAGCGCAAGGCGCTGCTCGACACCTGA